From Corticium candelabrum chromosome 13, ooCorCand1.1, whole genome shotgun sequence, a single genomic window includes:
- the LOC134188413 gene encoding uncharacterized protein LOC134188413, producing MAGTVLVFVFLVLCCSQAQRLVNLVLLPDAVNDGAVCLDGSAPGYYINKTSVNRWIIHLEGGGWCYDESDCYGRSSTRLGSSSMWQKAMQLSGFLNNDPDVNPEFANYSVVFVPYCDGASFSGNLDNPITIKDKKIYFRGHRILDAVLNSLREKEHLDQAEAIILTGCSAGGLSTYLHLDYVQSMFSNIKVHGMADAGYFIDAANIHGEMYIRGQYQHVFEMQNCSGGVNSECIHSKEESERWQCFMAQYTYPYIKTPIFVLNSEYDTWQLESILQIGCRPPNCSESQMQLIAHWRTTFLQALQPAIQSTTNGLFTDACLHHCQSMSDQSWSKIMVKNQTAHDTFVAWLDMKGTRNVRVVDDHTNPDNPTCG from the coding sequence ATGGCCGGGACcgttcttgtttttgtttttcttgtcttATGTTGCTCACAGGCTCAGCGCTTGGTTAACCTTGTTCTGTTGCCGGACGCTGTGAATGACGGCGCCGTTTGTCTCGACGGCTCAGCACCAGGCTATTACATCAATAAAACGTCGGTAAATCGATGGATTATACACTTGGAAGGCGGTGGATGGTGCTACGATGAAAGCGACTGCTATGGTCGTAGTTCTACTCGGTTGGGTTCCTCATCCATGTGGCAGAAGGCAATGCAGTTGAGTGGATTTCTCAACAATGACCCGGATGTGAACCCAGAGTTTGCCAATTATTCAGTTGTGTTCGTGCCTTACTGCGACGGCGCGTCTTTCTCCGGTAACCTTGATAATCCAATAACAatcaaagacaagaaaatcTACTTTCGTGGTCATCGAATTCTCGATGCTGTCCTGAACTCTCTTAGAGAGAAGGAACATCTAGATCAGGCGGAAGCTATCATCCTTACTGGCTGCTCTGCTGGTGGACTGTCTACATATCTGCATCTGGATTATGTTCAGTCGATGTTTTCGAACATCAAAGTGCATGGAATGGCAGATGCGGGATACTTTATTGATGCAGCCAACATACACGGGGAGATGTACATCAGAGGGCAATATCAGCATGTCTTTGAGATGCAGAATTGCAGTGGAGGTGTCAACAGTGAGTGCATTCACTCGAAGGAGGAGAGCGAACGTTGGCAGTGTTTCATGGCTCAGTACACATACCCGTATATTAAAACACCCATTTTTGTACTCAATTCCGAGTATGACACGTGGCAACTGGAGAGCATATTACAGATCGGTTGCAGACCTCCGAATTGCAGTGAGAGTCAGATGCAGTTGATCGCTCATTGGCGAACGACGTTCTTACAAGCACTGCAACCGGCTATTCAATCGACTACCAATGGATTGTTCACTGACGCTTGCCTGCATCATTGCCAGAGTATGTCTGATCAGTCGTGGTCCAAAATTATGGTTAAGAATCAGACTGCTCATGATACTTTTGTTGCTTGGTTGGACATGAAGGGGACTAGGAATGTCAGGGTGGTTGATGATCATACCAATCCCGACAACCCAACTTGTGGTTAA
- the LOC134188415 gene encoding histone H2A-beta, sperm-like, producing MSGRGGKGRKKSVSRSARAGVQFPVSRLQRYLRQSVTKRRISAVAPVYLAAVLEYLCAEVLELAGNAARDNKKHRIIPRHILLAVANDDELHELLKGVTISQGGVLPHILPQLLRRRTPQTFSVRNPMSPAPPSPKSPVAGKKKGGRQAPKKAPPKSPGKAQNEEEG from the exons ATGTCCGGACGTGGAGGCAAAGGCCGCAAGAAGTCCGTATCGCGATCGGCTCGCGCAGGAGTGCAATTCCCCGTCAGCCGCCTTCAGCGCTATCTCCGCCAGAGCGTCACCAAGCGCCGCATCTCGGCAGTCGCGCCCGTCTACCTTGCCGCCGTGCTCGAGTATCTTTGCGCCGAAGTTTTGGAACTGGCCGGCAACGCCGCACGCGACAACAAAAAACATCGCATCATTCCGCGCCACATCCTACTGGCTGTGGCCAACGACGACGAGCTTCATGAA CTCTTGAAGGGAGTGACTATTTCACAAGGTGGTGTTCTGCCTCACATACTTCCGCAGCTCCTCAGGCGTAGAACTCCTCAAACGTTTTCCGTGCGCAACCCGATGAGTCCGGCCCCTCCGTCTCCCAAATCTCCAGTAGCAGGTAAGAAGAAAGGAGGCAGACAGGCACCGAAGAAGGCTCCGCCGAAGTCACCAGGAAAAGCTCAGAATGAAGAAGAAGGTTGA